Proteins encoded by one window of Tolumonas lignilytica:
- a CDS encoding GFA family protein yields the protein MLKGSCLCNSIQYEIHGELGPTMMCHCSKCRKANGSAFAVNSAVKAEEFHFVKGKEFVSEFESTPGVFRAFCKCCGTPLFSRRPSQPDILRLRIGSLDTPVDVKPLAHIFVGSKAAWDEIHDDIPQYDERP from the coding sequence ATGCTTAAAGGTAGTTGCTTGTGTAATTCCATTCAGTATGAAATTCATGGTGAACTGGGGCCAACCATGATGTGTCATTGCTCCAAGTGCCGAAAAGCTAACGGTTCCGCTTTTGCTGTCAATTCAGCAGTTAAAGCAGAAGAATTCCATTTTGTGAAAGGCAAAGAGTTCGTTTCTGAATTTGAATCCACACCGGGCGTTTTCCGTGCTTTTTGCAAATGCTGTGGCACACCGCTTTTCAGCCGACGCCCATCGCAACCCGATATCCTCCGACTCAGAATTGGCAGCTTAGATACACCCGTTGACGTTAAACCCTTGGCTCATATTTTTGTCGGTTCAAAAGCCGCTTGGGATGAAATCCATGATGACATTCCACAATATGATGAACGCCCATAG
- a CDS encoding NUDIX hydrolase, whose amino-acid sequence MAFDDKFRLSSHAVILNSEGHVLLLKADYGSKSWGLPGGALEPGETIHEALIRECREELGADILIHYLSGVYFHSAYNSQAFIFRCELPSPSNIILSHEHSEFRYTSMSELSAVQQQRISDCLNFSGVVTSAKF is encoded by the coding sequence ATGGCCTTTGATGATAAATTCAGACTCAGCAGTCATGCGGTTATTCTTAATTCCGAAGGGCACGTTTTACTTTTAAAAGCCGATTACGGTTCCAAATCCTGGGGGCTTCCTGGCGGTGCATTAGAGCCCGGCGAAACCATTCATGAAGCGTTGATCCGCGAGTGCCGTGAAGAACTCGGGGCTGACATTTTGATCCATTATCTCAGTGGTGTGTATTTCCATTCTGCCTATAATTCACAGGCTTTCATTTTCCGATGCGAACTGCCCTCGCCTTCTAACATCATCCTCAGCCACGAACATTCTGAATTTCGCTATACCTCAATGTCAGAACTCAGTGCTGTCCAACAGCAGCGCATATCTGACTGTCTTAATTTTTCGGGTGTTGTTACCAGTGCTAAATTCTAA
- a CDS encoding dihydrofolate reductase family protein, protein MTKIFVNIGLSLDGYMAPEGMAIENWNNPEYKNWGAKWGTMMSWILKQQYFCENLTFGLGGETGPVNDMLRYTMERSGAHIMGKRMFEQGEVSWPEEAPFHTPVYVLTHEKREPWVRPGGTTFYFVNDGPAHALEQARESAGGRDIRISGGADVIQQYLKMGVIDELEIALAPVLFGGGRRLFENLHDTLPQLQIDKVINTPDATHLHYVLL, encoded by the coding sequence ATGACCAAAATATTTGTGAACATCGGACTTAGTCTTGACGGTTACATGGCGCCGGAAGGCATGGCGATCGAAAACTGGAATAACCCTGAGTACAAAAACTGGGGCGCCAAGTGGGGTACGATGATGAGCTGGATCCTCAAGCAACAATACTTCTGCGAAAACCTCACGTTTGGTCTTGGAGGAGAGACTGGTCCTGTTAATGATATGCTTCGTTACACCATGGAGCGTAGCGGAGCCCACATTATGGGCAAACGAATGTTCGAGCAAGGCGAGGTCTCATGGCCCGAGGAGGCTCCGTTTCACACACCGGTGTACGTTCTTACCCACGAGAAGCGCGAGCCTTGGGTCCGTCCAGGTGGGACGACGTTCTACTTTGTCAACGACGGCCCAGCACACGCTCTTGAGCAGGCGAGAGAGTCTGCGGGCGGTCGTGATATTCGCATCTCTGGCGGAGCGGATGTGATACAGCAGTACCTGAAAATGGGTGTCATCGACGAGCTAGAAATCGCTTTGGCTCCAGTCCTATTTGGTGGTGGTAGGCGCTTATTTGAAAATCTGCACGATACATTGCCGCAGTTACAAATCGACAAAGTGATCAATACTCCGGATGCCACACACTTGCACTATGTGCTTTTATAA
- a CDS encoding DUF3147 family protein — translation MLYLISKYLITAGMVVLISELAKKSDRIGALVASLPLVTILTLIWLFVEGQSETKISNHAYYTFWYVIPTLPMFILFPYFMSRFGFVMTLVISIVLTIVTFVLFAAFVKRFGINLM, via the coding sequence ATGCTTTACCTGATATCCAAATATCTGATCACCGCTGGCATGGTGGTTTTGATCTCTGAACTAGCCAAGAAAAGTGACCGCATCGGAGCATTAGTTGCATCACTACCCTTGGTCACTATCCTGACGTTGATTTGGCTGTTTGTCGAAGGCCAATCGGAAACAAAGATCAGCAACCATGCTTATTATACGTTTTGGTATGTGATCCCAACGCTGCCAATGTTTATCTTGTTTCCTTATTTCATGTCTCGATTTGGTTTTGTGATGACATTAGTGATAAGCATTGTGTTGACCATCGTGACATTTGTTTTATTTGCTGCGTTTGTTAAACGATTTGGCATAAATCTGATGTAA